A DNA window from Ensifer sp. WSM1721 contains the following coding sequences:
- a CDS encoding carbohydrate ABC transporter permease, with protein MTDLTVAEPPAALARSHISSDLRAQRVRSAWVFLAPTLLVLALVAGWPLVRTIYFSFTNASLTNLAGAEFIGFNNYLSWITLKSGRTIYRGLLADPAWWNAVWNTLKFTLVSVSIETVLGLVVALVLNAHFPGRGLVRAAILIPWAIPTIVSAKMWAWMLNDQFGILNDILLGLGLISQKIAWTANPDTAMLAVLIVDVWKTTPFMALLILAGLQMVPGDIYEAAKIDGVHPVRVFWRVTLPLIRPALMVAVIFRMLDALRIFDLIYVLTPNNVQTKTMSVLARENLFDFDKFAYGAAVSTMLFLIIAAITVLYMWFGRVNFEGER; from the coding sequence ATGACCGATCTTACCGTCGCGGAACCGCCGGCCGCGCTTGCGCGCAGTCACATCAGTTCGGACTTGCGGGCGCAGCGTGTCCGTTCGGCCTGGGTGTTTCTGGCGCCGACACTTCTCGTGCTGGCGCTCGTCGCGGGCTGGCCGCTCGTCAGGACCATCTATTTCAGCTTCACCAATGCGTCGCTCACGAATCTGGCCGGCGCCGAGTTCATCGGCTTCAACAATTATCTTTCCTGGATCACGCTGAAGAGCGGCCGCACGATCTATCGGGGGCTGCTCGCGGATCCCGCCTGGTGGAACGCGGTCTGGAACACGCTGAAATTCACCCTTGTTTCGGTCAGCATCGAGACGGTGCTGGGGCTCGTCGTGGCCCTGGTGCTGAACGCGCACTTTCCGGGCCGCGGTCTGGTCCGCGCCGCGATCCTCATCCCGTGGGCGATCCCGACGATCGTTTCGGCCAAGATGTGGGCCTGGATGCTCAACGACCAGTTCGGCATCCTCAATGACATATTGCTCGGCCTCGGCCTGATCAGCCAAAAAATCGCCTGGACTGCGAATCCCGACACGGCGATGCTCGCCGTCCTGATCGTCGATGTGTGGAAGACGACGCCGTTCATGGCGCTCTTGATCCTCGCCGGCCTGCAGATGGTGCCGGGCGACATTTATGAAGCGGCGAAGATCGACGGCGTTCACCCGGTCCGCGTTTTCTGGCGGGTGACGCTGCCGCTGATCCGGCCGGCGTTGATGGTGGCCGTCATCTTCCGCATGCTCGATGCGTTGCGCATCTTCGATCTGATCTACGTGCTCACTCCCAACAACGTCCAGACGAAGACGATGTCGGTGCTGGCGCGCGAAAACCTCTTCGATTTCGACAAGTTCGCCTATGGGGCGGCCGTCTCGACCATGCTCTTTCTCATCATCGCCGCGATCACCGTCCTCTACATGTGGTTCGGCCGCGTCAATTTCGAAGGAGAACGCTGA
- a CDS encoding substrate-binding domain-containing protein — protein sequence MKLKEFARQLGLSPTTVSRALSGYPEVSEKTRKRVAEEAVRLGYRPNINAVRLVTGRAGAIGVVMGRTGEFHFAEFMSGMAERLDGEDIDILVSPTTDRDLTDQVPLYSRLATSGRVDAVIVHSPKPNDERIALLHELGFPFLLHGRSETDVPHAWLDIDNEGAVRRATSHLLDLGHKRIAMINGPAGRTFSLHRDKGYRDALQERGILFDPRLVTHGHFTDELGFRFARSFLEQSPRPTAFVAGSMMTALGVYRAVRSRGLVVGRDISVIAHDDVFPYLTAENMVPSLSATRSSMRAAGARSADLVLQLLSGRPATEIHELWPVELILRESTGPAPEA from the coding sequence ATGAAGCTCAAGGAGTTCGCCCGCCAACTGGGCCTTTCGCCAACGACGGTCAGCCGCGCCCTGAGCGGCTATCCCGAGGTTAGCGAGAAGACCCGCAAGCGCGTCGCCGAGGAGGCCGTCCGGCTCGGCTATCGACCCAATATCAATGCGGTGCGCCTGGTCACCGGCCGCGCGGGTGCAATCGGCGTCGTGATGGGCCGGACCGGCGAATTCCATTTTGCCGAATTCATGAGCGGCATGGCGGAGCGACTCGACGGGGAAGACATCGACATCCTCGTCAGTCCGACGACGGATCGCGATTTAACCGACCAGGTTCCGCTCTATAGCCGCCTTGCGACCAGCGGGCGGGTCGATGCCGTGATCGTCCACTCGCCGAAGCCGAACGACGAGCGCATCGCGCTCCTGCACGAGCTCGGCTTTCCCTTCCTGCTTCACGGCCGCTCCGAGACCGACGTGCCGCATGCTTGGCTCGACATCGACAACGAGGGCGCCGTCCGACGTGCGACCTCCCACCTGCTCGACCTCGGCCACAAGCGCATCGCGATGATCAACGGCCCGGCCGGCAGGACCTTTTCGCTTCACCGCGACAAGGGCTACCGCGACGCGCTTCAGGAGCGTGGCATTCTCTTCGACCCGCGCCTTGTGACCCACGGCCATTTCACCGACGAGCTCGGTTTTCGCTTTGCCCGGTCGTTCCTCGAGCAGTCGCCGCGGCCCACGGCCTTCGTTGCCGGCTCGATGATGACGGCACTTGGGGTCTATCGCGCCGTGCGCTCCCGCGGGCTTGTCGTCGGGCGGGATATCTCGGTGATCGCGCATGACGACGTCTTTCCGTACCTCACGGCCGAGAACATGGTCCCGTCGCTTTCGGCAACCCGCTCCTCCATGCGGGCGGCCGGGGCGCGATCGGCGGATCTCGTGCTGCAATTGCTCTCCGGACGGCCGGCGACGGAGATTCACGAACTCTGGCCGGTCGAGCTGATCCTGCGCGAATCCACCGGCCCGGCGCCAGAGGCGTGA
- a CDS encoding ThuA domain-containing protein, whose translation MPINAIVWGENIHEQTNAVVREIYPDGMHNTIANAINADPAIKATTATLQEPEHGLTEERLASADVLLWWGHKDHGAVADEIVERVAKRVWEGMGLIVLHSGHFSKVFKRLMGTPCALKWREAGERERVWVVNPRHPIAEGLGEHFVIEHEEMYGEQFSVPEPLETVFISWFAGGEVFRSGLTWRRGAGNIFYFRPGHETYPTYHDATVHHVLRNAVKWAHNPQGTYRAIHEAPNVPVEKALEPIVERGPKLHRAGEAGYR comes from the coding sequence GTGCCTATCAACGCTATCGTGTGGGGCGAGAACATCCACGAACAGACGAATGCAGTGGTTCGGGAGATCTATCCGGACGGCATGCACAACACGATCGCCAACGCGATCAATGCCGATCCCGCAATCAAGGCAACGACTGCCACCTTGCAGGAGCCGGAGCACGGACTGACGGAAGAGCGGCTGGCCTCCGCCGACGTGCTCCTGTGGTGGGGCCACAAGGACCACGGTGCCGTCGCCGATGAGATCGTCGAAAGGGTCGCCAAACGTGTGTGGGAAGGCATGGGGCTGATCGTTCTCCATTCCGGCCATTTCTCCAAAGTGTTCAAGCGCCTGATGGGCACGCCCTGCGCGCTGAAGTGGCGCGAGGCGGGCGAGCGTGAACGCGTCTGGGTCGTCAATCCGCGCCACCCGATTGCCGAGGGTCTCGGCGAGCATTTCGTCATCGAGCACGAGGAGATGTATGGCGAACAGTTCTCCGTGCCGGAGCCGCTGGAGACGGTTTTCATTTCGTGGTTTGCCGGTGGCGAGGTGTTTCGCTCCGGGCTTACCTGGCGGCGCGGCGCCGGCAATATCTTCTACTTCCGCCCCGGCCACGAAACCTATCCGACTTATCACGACGCGACGGTGCACCACGTCCTGCGCAATGCGGTGAAATGGGCGCATAACCCGCAGGGCACTTACCGGGCGATCCATGAGGCGCCGAACGTGCCGGTGGAGAAGGCGCTGGAGCCGATCGTCGAGCGTGGCCCGAAGCTGCACCGGGCCGGCGAAGCTGGATATAGATGA
- a CDS encoding SPW repeat protein, whose amino-acid sequence MPNTLMAGRRAQDWVNLVLAVCLFLSPWVIGFVAEPTPTWNAWIVGIVLGALAIATLSAFAEWEEWANMVIGLWLIVSPWLLGFMANVNAMWTHVILGVLVAAISAWAVWDYRHHSPA is encoded by the coding sequence ATGCCCAACACTCTGATGGCAGGAAGAAGAGCCCAGGACTGGGTGAATCTGGTCTTGGCGGTGTGCCTGTTTCTTTCTCCCTGGGTCATCGGGTTCGTAGCTGAACCCACTCCGACCTGGAACGCCTGGATCGTCGGCATCGTGCTCGGCGCCCTGGCGATCGCAACCCTTTCGGCCTTCGCCGAATGGGAGGAATGGGCCAATATGGTGATCGGCCTGTGGTTGATCGTTTCTCCCTGGCTGCTCGGCTTCATGGCGAATGTCAACGCGATGTGGACGCACGTCATTCTCGGCGTGCTCGTCGCTGCGATCTCCGCCTGGGCGGTCTGGGACTATCGGCATCACTCACCCGCCTAG
- a CDS encoding AraC family transcriptional regulator: protein MLFVPLPFVVAILLLVLFAAVARRDDEAPRNLPFLALILVSVLQSLLSGLRWGYGLQGVMFIAPVGAAIVPPLAYCGVSRLVRTSRLPTLLRIGLHGAPAVVIILLVALWRDAIDVALVLIFVGYAVAILLLMRPGTDALRLATFENAVPAYRAILFAAFALLLSAALDTFVFLDLAWTQGKYALVTITVGNLAALIILSIAGAVASRSRTPLEVVEPTPEPDVAEDKETMIAVQRLMETRRIYRDVDLNLDRLARKAGIPARQISAAINRTTAKNVSQYVNEFRIAEACRLLAETEKSVTEIMFEVGFQTKSNFNREFRRVTDRAPLQWREKKAQHA from the coding sequence ATGCTCTTCGTACCGCTTCCCTTCGTCGTCGCCATCCTTCTCCTTGTTCTCTTCGCCGCCGTCGCGAGGCGGGACGACGAGGCCCCGCGCAACCTGCCGTTTCTCGCGTTGATTCTGGTCAGCGTCCTGCAATCATTGCTGTCCGGGCTTCGCTGGGGCTATGGGCTGCAGGGCGTCATGTTCATCGCACCCGTCGGTGCGGCCATTGTGCCGCCGCTTGCCTATTGCGGCGTATCCCGGCTGGTGCGCACGAGCCGCCTGCCAACGCTTCTGCGCATCGGCCTGCACGGCGCGCCGGCTGTCGTCATCATACTGCTGGTGGCGCTGTGGCGGGACGCCATCGATGTGGCGCTCGTCCTGATCTTCGTCGGTTATGCCGTTGCAATCCTTCTTCTCATGCGGCCGGGGACGGACGCGCTTCGACTGGCGACCTTCGAGAACGCGGTGCCGGCCTATCGCGCAATTCTTTTCGCAGCTTTCGCCCTGCTCCTGTCAGCAGCGCTCGACACCTTCGTCTTCCTCGATTTGGCCTGGACCCAAGGCAAATATGCGTTGGTGACGATCACCGTCGGAAACCTCGCGGCGCTGATCATCCTGTCGATCGCCGGCGCGGTGGCGAGCCGTAGTCGCACGCCTCTGGAGGTCGTCGAACCGACGCCGGAGCCCGACGTGGCGGAGGACAAGGAAACGATGATCGCCGTCCAGAGGCTGATGGAAACGAGGCGTATCTATCGCGATGTGGACCTTAACCTCGATCGGCTCGCCCGTAAGGCCGGCATTCCAGCCCGGCAGATTTCGGCAGCGATCAACCGAACGACAGCCAAGAACGTCTCGCAATATGTGAACGAGTTCCGCATCGCGGAAGCATGCCGCCTGCTCGCAGAGACGGAAAAATCCGTGACGGAGATCATGTTCGAGGTGGGGTTCCAGACCAAATCCAACTTCAATCGCGAGTTTCGCCGCGTCACGGATAGGGCGCCGCTCCAATGGCGGGAAAAGAAGGCGCAGCACGCCTGA
- a CDS encoding ABC transporter substrate-binding protein: protein MTMLLRTLTFCAALGAVDLVVAAELSLAANTTGKNVHFMREQLDIFEKQTGHKVNLVTMPPSSSEQFSQYRLWLAAENKDVDVYQTDVIWAPQLADQFVDLTEAAKDVVGDYFPSIIQSQTVNGRLVALPLFTDAPALYYRKDLLEKYGKTPPKTWDELAATAKEIQEKERAAGNADIWGFVFQANAYEGLTCNALEWIKSSGGGQIVEPDGTISVNNEKAAAAIDRVKGWIGTIAPEGVLAYQEEESRGVWQTGNAVFMRNWPYAYALGNGDDSAVKGKFDVVPLPTASEGEKPSSTLGGWNLAVSKYSDEQEAAVELVKFLSSKEVQKQRALQLSQLPTLAALYDDAEIAAAQPFMPNWKPIFQSAVPRPSAVAKVKYNEVSSKFWSAVHNTLSGDGTAAENLELLEVELTELKGDSW from the coding sequence ATGACAATGCTTCTGAGGACCTTGACTTTTTGCGCCGCTCTTGGCGCCGTCGATCTTGTTGTCGCCGCGGAACTTTCGCTTGCGGCCAACACCACCGGCAAAAACGTGCATTTCATGCGCGAGCAGCTCGATATCTTCGAGAAGCAGACCGGCCACAAGGTCAACCTCGTCACCATGCCGCCCTCGTCGAGCGAGCAATTCAGCCAGTATCGTCTATGGCTGGCCGCCGAAAACAAGGATGTCGACGTCTATCAGACGGATGTCATCTGGGCGCCGCAGCTCGCCGATCAGTTCGTCGACCTGACGGAAGCAGCCAAGGATGTGGTTGGCGACTACTTCCCCTCGATCATCCAGTCGCAGACGGTCAACGGCCGCCTCGTTGCGCTGCCGCTCTTCACCGACGCTCCTGCGCTCTATTACCGCAAGGACCTCCTGGAGAAATACGGCAAGACCCCGCCCAAGACCTGGGACGAACTGGCGGCGACCGCCAAGGAGATCCAGGAGAAGGAGCGCGCTGCCGGAAATGCCGACATCTGGGGCTTTGTCTTCCAGGCAAACGCCTATGAGGGGCTGACCTGCAACGCGCTCGAATGGATCAAATCCTCCGGCGGCGGACAGATCGTCGAGCCGGACGGGACGATCTCCGTCAACAACGAGAAGGCGGCCGCCGCCATCGATCGGGTGAAGGGGTGGATCGGCACAATAGCCCCGGAGGGCGTGCTAGCTTACCAGGAAGAAGAATCGCGCGGCGTCTGGCAGACCGGCAATGCGGTCTTCATGCGCAACTGGCCCTATGCCTATGCGCTCGGAAACGGCGACGACAGCGCCGTCAAAGGCAAGTTCGATGTCGTGCCGCTTCCGACTGCGAGCGAAGGCGAGAAGCCGTCATCGACGCTCGGCGGCTGGAATCTAGCCGTGTCGAAATATTCCGACGAGCAGGAAGCGGCGGTCGAGCTGGTAAAGTTCCTCTCCTCCAAGGAAGTGCAGAAGCAGCGTGCGCTGCAGCTCTCGCAACTTCCGACGCTCGCTGCGCTTTATGACGATGCCGAGATCGCCGCCGCGCAGCCGTTCATGCCCAACTGGAAGCCGATCTTCCAAAGCGCCGTGCCGCGCCCGTCGGCGGTGGCCAAGGTCAAATACAACGAGGTCTCCTCGAAGTTCTGGAGCGCCGTTCACAATACGCTCTCCGGCGACGGCACCGCTGCCGAAAACCTCGAACTGCTTGAAGTCGAACTGACGGAGCTCAAAGGCGATAGCTGGTAA
- a CDS encoding zinc-dependent alcohol dehydrogenase family protein translates to MVRVIRFHEHGGPEVLRIENVDVPGPGRGEIQIRVKALGLNRAEALLRSGSYIETPRLPSGLGLEAAGVVETVGEGVNDLAPGDSVSIVPPLSMVRWPAYGELATFPAELAVKHPPSLSWEAAAAAWMQYLTAYGALIDIAKLRQGDFVAITAASSSVGLAAIQIANMVGATPIAVTRTSRKKRALLACGATHVIASAEEDLEAGLKEIAGPQGVRVVFDPVGGPIFEPLTAAMSPGGILIEYGGLSPEPTPFPLFTALSKSLTLRGYLVHEITSDPKRLEAAKAFILKGLLSGSLQPVIAKTFPFDQIVEAHRFMESNQQLGKIVVMV, encoded by the coding sequence ATGGTACGCGTTATTCGCTTTCATGAGCATGGAGGTCCCGAGGTTTTGCGCATCGAAAACGTCGATGTTCCAGGCCCCGGTCGGGGTGAAATTCAAATCCGCGTCAAGGCGTTGGGACTGAACCGGGCCGAGGCGCTGTTGCGTTCCGGCTCGTATATCGAGACGCCGCGATTGCCTTCCGGTCTCGGGCTCGAGGCAGCGGGCGTCGTCGAGACGGTCGGGGAGGGTGTGAATGATTTGGCGCCGGGCGACTCCGTCAGCATCGTGCCGCCTCTATCGATGGTCCGGTGGCCCGCCTATGGCGAGCTTGCCACGTTTCCCGCCGAACTCGCGGTCAAGCACCCGCCATCGCTCAGTTGGGAAGCGGCCGCAGCCGCCTGGATGCAATATCTCACCGCCTATGGTGCGCTGATCGATATCGCCAAGCTTCGCCAAGGGGACTTTGTCGCCATCACCGCGGCATCGAGCAGTGTCGGGCTGGCCGCGATTCAGATCGCCAACATGGTCGGTGCGACCCCGATCGCAGTGACGCGGACGTCCCGCAAGAAGCGGGCCCTGCTTGCATGCGGCGCCACCCATGTCATCGCTTCCGCCGAGGAAGACCTGGAAGCCGGGCTGAAGGAAATCGCCGGTCCGCAGGGCGTACGGGTTGTGTTCGACCCGGTCGGCGGTCCGATATTCGAGCCCTTGACGGCCGCCATGTCACCAGGCGGCATTCTCATCGAATATGGCGGATTGAGCCCCGAGCCGACGCCCTTCCCGCTATTCACCGCGCTCAGCAAGAGCCTGACTCTGCGCGGCTACCTCGTCCACGAGATCACCAGTGATCCGAAGCGGCTGGAGGCCGCAAAAGCGTTCATCCTCAAGGGGTTGCTGTCGGGATCGCTTCAACCGGTGATCGCCAAGACCTTTCCGTTCGACCAGATCGTTGAGGCGCATCGGTTCATGGAGTCCAATCAACAGCTTGGCAAGATCGTCGTCATGGTTTGA
- a CDS encoding Gfo/Idh/MocA family protein has protein sequence MRLLILGTGGMANSHAKAFAEIEGVEMVGAVDVDPTRAKVFAAQHGIEHTFASLDEAIAWGKFDAATNVTPDKAHHPTTLALIAAGKHVLCEKPLAENYEKAAEMAAAAERAGLVTMVNLTYRNVAPLQKARELVLTDQIGRVRHIEASYLQSWLVSKAWGDWASESKWLWRLSTKHGSNGVLGDVGIHILDFAAYGAGSSVERVFARLKAFDKAPGNRIGEYDLDANDSFAMTAEFENGAMGVIHASRWATGHLNELRLRLHGDKGALEVIHTPDGSSLRACLGPDVEKAKWRTVDAGTVPTNYQRFVEAVRAGHTAEPGFRHAADLQKVLDLAIETERERRELGVPDREALQEERAAG, from the coding sequence ATGCGTTTGCTCATTCTCGGAACCGGCGGCATGGCCAACAGCCATGCGAAAGCCTTTGCTGAGATCGAAGGCGTCGAAATGGTCGGCGCCGTCGATGTCGACCCCACCCGCGCCAAGGTCTTCGCAGCCCAGCACGGCATCGAGCACACCTTCGCGTCGCTCGACGAGGCGATCGCCTGGGGAAAATTCGACGCGGCGACGAACGTGACCCCCGACAAGGCGCATCACCCGACGACGCTGGCTCTCATTGCTGCCGGCAAGCACGTGCTGTGCGAAAAGCCGCTGGCGGAAAACTACGAGAAGGCCGCCGAGATGGCAGCCGCGGCCGAACGCGCCGGCCTTGTCACCATGGTCAATCTCACCTATCGCAATGTCGCACCGCTGCAGAAGGCGCGTGAACTCGTGCTCACTGACCAGATCGGCCGGGTGCGGCACATCGAAGCCTCCTATCTCCAGAGCTGGCTGGTGTCGAAGGCCTGGGGCGACTGGGCAAGCGAATCGAAATGGCTCTGGCGCCTGTCGACGAAGCACGGCTCGAACGGCGTGCTCGGCGATGTCGGCATCCACATTCTCGACTTCGCCGCCTACGGCGCCGGCAGTTCGGTGGAACGGGTGTTCGCTCGCCTCAAAGCCTTCGACAAGGCGCCCGGTAACCGGATCGGCGAGTACGATCTCGATGCTAATGACAGCTTCGCGATGACGGCGGAATTCGAAAACGGCGCAATGGGCGTTATTCATGCGAGCCGGTGGGCGACCGGACATCTCAACGAATTGCGGCTGCGTCTCCATGGCGACAAGGGAGCCTTGGAAGTGATCCATACTCCGGACGGCTCCAGCCTGCGCGCCTGCCTGGGGCCTGATGTCGAAAAGGCCAAATGGCGGACGGTTGATGCCGGCACAGTACCGACCAACTACCAGCGCTTCGTCGAGGCAGTGAGGGCTGGCCACACCGCCGAGCCCGGCTTCCGCCATGCCGCCGACCTGCAGAAGGTGCTCGACCTCGCGATAGAAACCGAACGCGAACGCCGCGAACTCGGGGTTCCGGACAGGGAGGCGCTGCAAGAAGAGCGGGCGGCGGGATAG
- a CDS encoding LysR family transcriptional regulator — protein sequence MDRLTSMAVFVKAVDLGSFAAAAAVLGLSAPMVGKHVRFLEQHLGVRLINRTTRRQSLTDFGRAYYERCRVVLAEAEAADALVADQLSEPRGRLRVTMPALLGRRCVAPILLDFAKQHPSLELELSFTDRIVDLVEDGFDLAVRTGNLEDRAGMIARRIARHSMIVCASPSYVEMHGRPRGLEDLERHHAIIYSRPGWVLPWLFPRDGQPPAEVTPIGRLRLDDLDAIADAATAGHGLAWLPSWLIRERIQAGALIPLLPDQPGHVFDNYALWTRTPHLPLKVRLAIDALAADLPKLMM from the coding sequence ATGGATCGTCTTACAAGCATGGCCGTCTTCGTCAAAGCCGTCGATTTGGGCTCGTTTGCGGCCGCGGCGGCCGTGCTCGGACTATCGGCGCCGATGGTCGGCAAGCATGTCCGGTTCCTCGAACAGCACCTGGGCGTGCGGCTCATCAACCGGACCACGCGCCGCCAGAGCCTGACGGACTTCGGGCGCGCCTATTATGAACGTTGCCGGGTGGTGCTCGCGGAAGCAGAGGCTGCCGATGCTCTCGTGGCGGACCAACTTTCCGAGCCACGCGGCAGGCTGCGCGTGACAATGCCGGCGCTCCTGGGCCGGCGATGCGTTGCCCCGATCCTGCTCGACTTTGCAAAACAGCACCCTTCGCTCGAACTAGAACTGTCGTTTACCGACCGCATCGTCGACCTCGTTGAGGATGGGTTTGATCTTGCCGTCCGGACCGGCAATCTTGAGGACAGGGCCGGGATGATAGCACGCCGCATCGCGCGCCATAGCATGATCGTCTGCGCGTCGCCTTCCTATGTCGAGATGCATGGCCGGCCGCGGGGGCTGGAGGATCTGGAAAGGCATCACGCCATCATCTACAGCCGGCCGGGATGGGTCCTTCCATGGCTGTTTCCGCGCGATGGCCAACCTCCTGCAGAGGTTACCCCAATAGGCCGATTGCGGCTCGACGACCTCGATGCAATTGCCGATGCCGCGACCGCCGGCCATGGTCTCGCCTGGCTCCCGTCCTGGTTGATCCGCGAGCGCATCCAGGCAGGCGCACTCATCCCGTTGCTTCCGGATCAGCCGGGTCACGTTTTCGACAATTATGCGCTGTGGACGCGGACGCCGCACCTGCCGCTGAAGGTCCGTCTTGCCATTGACGCTTTGGCAGCGGACTTGCCCAAGCTGATGATGTGA
- a CDS encoding carbohydrate ABC transporter permease: protein MVATIAKRTAFYALVATIIVIAVFPFYYAILTSLKSGTALFRVDYWPRELSFANYAGVLSQGSFVRNLGNSLMVATSVVAISLLLAITAAYALGRVRFRGRSLLLLTILSVSMFPQIAVLAGLFELIRFVGVFNTPLALIFSYMIFTLPFTVWVLTTFMRDLPVEIEEAAIVDGASPWVIITRVFMPLMWPALVTTGLLAFIAAWNEFLFALTFTSSNTQRTVPVAIALLSGSSNFEIPWGNIMAASVIVTVPLVILVLIFQRRIISGLTAGGVKG, encoded by the coding sequence ATGGTCGCCACAATCGCAAAGCGGACCGCCTTCTACGCCCTCGTCGCGACGATCATCGTCATTGCGGTCTTCCCCTTCTATTACGCGATCCTCACCAGCCTCAAATCCGGCACGGCCTTGTTCCGGGTCGACTATTGGCCGAGAGAGCTCTCGTTTGCCAATTACGCGGGCGTCCTCTCCCAGGGCAGCTTCGTCCGCAATCTCGGGAACTCGCTCATGGTCGCGACGTCGGTCGTCGCCATTTCGCTGCTGCTTGCGATCACCGCGGCTTACGCGCTCGGACGTGTGCGTTTCCGCGGCCGCTCGCTCCTGCTTCTCACCATCCTGTCGGTGTCGATGTTTCCGCAGATCGCCGTTCTTGCGGGTCTCTTCGAACTCATCCGCTTCGTCGGCGTCTTCAACACGCCGCTCGCGCTCATTTTTTCCTACATGATCTTCACCCTGCCGTTCACGGTCTGGGTCCTGACCACCTTCATGCGCGACCTGCCGGTCGAGATCGAGGAGGCGGCGATCGTCGACGGCGCTTCGCCCTGGGTGATCATCACGCGGGTCTTCATGCCTCTGATGTGGCCGGCCCTGGTGACCACCGGCCTGCTCGCCTTCATCGCCGCCTGGAACGAGTTCCTGTTTGCGCTGACATTCACCTCGTCGAATACGCAGCGCACCGTGCCGGTCGCGATCGCGCTCCTGTCCGGCAGCAGCAATTTCGAAATTCCCTGGGGCAACATCATGGCCGCGTCGGTGATCGTCACCGTGCCGCTGGTCATCCTGGTGCTGATCTTTCAGCGGCGGATCATTTCCGGTCTCACGGCCGGCGGCGTCAAAGGCTAG
- a CDS encoding ABC transporter ATP-binding protein, translating to MAELQLRDIRKSFGAFDVIKGVSMDIRAGEFMVFVGPSGCGKSTLLRLIAGLEEITSGTLSFDGQVVNHLVPSKRGIAMVFQSYALYPHMTVFENMAFGMQLAGKDKEQCRKRVEAAAEMLQLTPYLKRLPRQLSGGQRQRVAIGRAIVRDPKVFLFDEPLSNLDAALRVATRLEIAKLHRSMHKTTMIYVTHDQVEAMTLADRICVLRDGLVEQIGTPLELYEKPNSVFVAGFIGSPKMNFLSGPFAEPYKAETIGVRAEHLEIVEQGGEWSGTVIHSEMLGSDSYVYLDIGAGEPVIAREGGISRHQPGQMLRISPAAGQVHRFDAGGRAIGRVEMRGAA from the coding sequence ATGGCAGAGCTGCAATTGCGCGATATCCGCAAATCCTTCGGCGCCTTCGACGTCATCAAGGGTGTCAGCATGGACATCCGGGCGGGCGAGTTCATGGTCTTCGTAGGGCCCTCCGGCTGCGGCAAGTCGACCCTGCTGCGGCTGATTGCGGGGTTGGAGGAGATCACCTCGGGCACGCTTTCCTTCGATGGCCAGGTCGTCAACCATCTCGTGCCGTCGAAACGCGGCATCGCCATGGTCTTCCAGTCCTATGCGCTCTATCCGCATATGACCGTTTTCGAGAATATGGCCTTCGGCATGCAGCTTGCCGGCAAGGACAAGGAGCAATGCAGGAAGCGCGTGGAGGCGGCGGCGGAAATGCTGCAGCTCACGCCGTATCTCAAGCGCCTGCCGCGCCAGCTCTCGGGCGGCCAGCGCCAGCGCGTGGCGATCGGCCGGGCGATCGTGCGCGATCCGAAGGTCTTCCTCTTCGACGAGCCGCTTTCCAATCTCGACGCGGCGCTGCGCGTCGCCACCCGCCTCGAAATCGCCAAGCTTCACCGCAGCATGCACAAGACGACGATGATCTACGTCACCCATGACCAGGTCGAGGCGATGACGCTCGCCGACCGCATCTGTGTCCTGAGGGACGGGCTCGTCGAGCAGATAGGCACGCCGTTGGAGCTTTACGAGAAGCCGAACTCGGTCTTCGTCGCCGGCTTCATCGGCTCGCCGAAAATGAATTTCCTCTCCGGGCCGTTTGCCGAGCCTTACAAGGCCGAGACAATCGGCGTCCGGGCGGAGCATCTGGAGATCGTCGAGCAGGGAGGAGAGTGGAGCGGGACCGTCATCCATTCCGAGATGCTCGGTTCCGACAGCTATGTCTATCTCGATATAGGTGCCGGCGAGCCGGTGATCGCCCGCGAGGGGGGCATCTCCAGGCACCAACCGGGACAGATGCTCAGGATTTCGCCGGCCGCCGGCCAGGTTCACCGCTTCGATGCAGGGGGCCGAGCGATCGGGCGCGTGGAAATGCGGGGTGCGGCCTAG